In Deltaproteobacteria bacterium, the following proteins share a genomic window:
- a CDS encoding DUF2914 domain-containing protein translates to MPDSPSVSENPTVVAKTSLGAWFQRHKEKLWWLHSGYALLLGIAIMWLGARNHNYLRVTVLHVSFIWLSSLFLPKLLRQPWLPERWAPRLRLVVNYFNKNLYQQALFFVLPIYYASSTFGSRNFIFVVALAVSALLSTLDVVYDRHLSASRILTALFFAFNLFALVNVMLPVLLSVSNTWTARLGALLAALGLISLLDLFPNSKRWRYSCAALAAMVMLFFVEIGRSYIPPAPLRLVSAEFGAGYERAEMRLTPPIGKIEAGRKRQVYALTAIKAPLGLRERVRHRWHKNGLLVWDSPLIEVTGGREQGFRLWTTYVFDNLEARAKLRLDVETEGGQLIGRARLTARK, encoded by the coding sequence ATGCCGGACTCTCCCAGCGTCAGCGAAAATCCCACAGTCGTCGCAAAAACTTCACTTGGAGCTTGGTTTCAGCGCCACAAAGAAAAACTTTGGTGGCTGCATAGCGGTTATGCGCTGCTCTTGGGCATCGCCATCATGTGGCTCGGCGCGCGCAATCATAATTATCTGCGCGTGACCGTGCTGCACGTGAGCTTTATTTGGCTGTCGAGTTTGTTTCTGCCGAAACTTTTGCGCCAGCCGTGGCTGCCGGAGCGCTGGGCGCCGCGGCTGCGGCTGGTGGTCAACTACTTCAATAAAAATCTTTACCAGCAGGCGCTGTTCTTCGTGCTGCCGATTTACTACGCCAGCTCGACCTTCGGCTCGCGGAATTTTATTTTCGTTGTCGCGTTGGCGGTCTCGGCACTGCTCTCGACCCTCGACGTGGTTTACGACCGCCATCTGTCGGCGAGTCGGATCTTGACCGCGCTGTTCTTCGCTTTCAATCTTTTTGCCCTGGTCAACGTTATGCTGCCGGTACTGCTCAGCGTCAGTAACACTTGGACGGCGCGCCTGGGCGCGTTGCTTGCCGCTTTGGGCTTGATCAGTTTGCTCGATCTGTTTCCCAACTCGAAACGTTGGCGTTATTCATGCGCGGCGCTCGCGGCGATGGTCATGTTGTTTTTCGTCGAGATCGGCCGCTCCTACATTCCGCCGGCGCCGCTGCGTTTGGTCAGCGCCGAATTTGGCGCGGGCTATGAGCGCGCCGAGATGCGTCTGACGCCGCCCATCGGAAAGATCGAAGCGGGACGCAAGCGGCAGGTTTACGCTTTAACGGCGATCAAGGCGCCCTTGGGGTTGCGTGAGCGCGTGCGCCACCGTTGGCACAAGAACGGTTTGCTGGTTTGGGACTCGCCGTTGATCGAAGTGACCGGTGGACGCGAGCAAGGCTTTCGGCTGTGGACCACCTACGTCTTCGACAACCTCGAAGCCCGGGCGAAACTGCGCCTCGATGTCGAAACCGAGGGCGGGCAATTGATCGGCCGGGCGCGGCTGACGGCGCGCAAATAA